The Oxyura jamaicensis isolate SHBP4307 breed ruddy duck chromosome 3 unlocalized genomic scaffold, BPBGC_Ojam_1.0 oxy3_random_OJ106570, whole genome shotgun sequence genomic sequence TTCACTTCATCCCCAGCCTGCGGCACTCTCCTGCCAAGGGACAATTCAGGCGAGACAACCTCCCACAGCCCACGGTCCtcaaggcagctgctgggcgCGTGCTCTCACCCCGTGGCGAGGTGGATCAAGCTCAAGTCAGGTCcaagcagggctgctcctcccGCAGAGCTCCCCTCTGGAGCTTCCCCTCCCACAGGCTCAGGGAAGGGAGCAGAAACAGGAACCACACAGCGGCGTGCCCCAGGCCCTCCCCGCTCACTGTGGCACACGTTCATGAGAGCCGGCTGAAAAGCAGCATGTATTTTTTGGCGGCGGGGGTGATCACAGCTTCTCCTGAATTCTCTTTATCATTAcaaaccgggggggggggggggaaggggagttgaaaataaactttaccCAGTTCCACGTCACCTCCCGCTCACTCCGTCCCACCAGGTCTCCCTACAGTTTCTGGCCAGAGGCGGCACAGACCGCAGTCACCTGCTGAAGTCCCACCTCCTTCTCGTGGTGGCTGCCGCACTTGTAATCCATGGAGGCAGGCGGCCGGCAGCGCTTCTTGGCCAGGTGGTACCCGACAGCCAGCAGAACCAGGGCCGCGCACAGGACACCCACGGTGATGCCCACCAGCGCACCAGGGTGCAGGTGCTCCGTTTTTGGTGGGCCGCGGCTGGGGACGGGCGTCCATAGCTCGAAGTCTCCTGAGGAGCCCCCACCGTCCTCCACCTGGGTTTCCTGGCAGTGGTTCCTGTCAACGAGCACATAGCCGTCGGAGCAGTGGCAGGCGTAGCTGCCGGGCTGGTTGGTGCAGTTGTGGTCGCAGAAGTCCATCTCGCACTCATCAATGTCGACGCAGAAGACCGTGTCATTGCTGGAGGACTCGTCCAGCACGAAGCCCTCGGGGCAGTAGCAGGAATGGGTGTTTGAGTTGCACTCGGCCGGGCACTGGCTGCGGTCGCAGTACAGCACACAGCGGGCGGGCTCCTGCGGGTGGACGGCGTAGCCGGGCATGCAGCTGCAGTGGTAGCCACCAGGCACGTCCTCGCAGCGGTGCTCGCAGGGGGCTGCGTAGCAGCTGGAGACAGGCTGGCAGCGCCCCTCCACCATCTCATA encodes the following:
- the LOC118157155 gene encoding thrombomodulin-like, whose translation is GRPSCSCPAGKALGPDGRSCASPCAGAPCQHHCVPNGDTFLCMCEAGYQLAPDGSSCEDVDDCAVSPGLCEQACLNTEGGFECRCHHGYEMVEGRCQPVSSCYAAPCEHRCEDVPGGYHCSCMPGYAVHPQEPARCVLYCDRSQCPAECNSNTHSCYCPEGFVLDESSSNDTVFCVDIDECEMDFCDHNCTNQPGSYACHCSDGYVLVDRNHCQETQVEDGGGSSGDFELWTPVPSRGPPKTEHLHPGALVGITVGVLCAALVLLAVGYHLAKKRCRPPASMDYKCGSHHEKEVGLQQVTAVCAASGQKL